The Streptomyces sp. P9-A4 genome contains a region encoding:
- the pheS gene encoding phenylalanine--tRNA ligase subunit alpha, translated as MSAPNKSYDPVEVEALKPEEIERMRDEALAAFAAAGDLDALAQAKTAHTGGTSPLALANREIGALPPQAKAAAGKIVGQARGAVSKALAARQTELEAERDARVLVEEAVDVTLPYDRVPAGARHPLTTLMERVSDVFVSMGYEVAEGPEVEAEWFNFDALNFVPDHPARQMQDTFFVEGPAGTTGDESGVVLRTHTSPVQARTLIDREPPVYVVCPGRVYRTDELDATHTPVFHQIELLAVDEGLTMADLKGTLDHMVQALFGPDMKTRLRPNFFPFTEPSAEMDMLCYVCRGESVGNPDRPCRTCGSEGWIELGGCGMVNPKVLVACGVDPEKYSGFAFGFGIERMLMFRHNVDDMRDMVEGDVRFTRPFGMEI; from the coding sequence ATGTCCGCACCCAATAAGTCGTACGACCCGGTTGAGGTCGAGGCACTGAAACCGGAAGAGATCGAGCGCATGCGGGACGAGGCGCTCGCCGCCTTCGCCGCCGCGGGCGACCTCGACGCGCTCGCGCAGGCGAAGACCGCGCACACCGGTGGCACCTCGCCGCTGGCGCTCGCCAACCGGGAGATCGGCGCCCTGCCCCCGCAGGCCAAGGCCGCCGCCGGCAAGATCGTGGGCCAGGCCCGCGGCGCCGTCTCCAAGGCGCTCGCCGCCCGGCAGACCGAGCTGGAGGCCGAGCGCGACGCGCGCGTCCTCGTCGAGGAGGCCGTCGACGTCACCCTGCCGTACGACCGCGTCCCGGCCGGTGCCCGGCACCCGCTGACCACGCTCATGGAGCGCGTCTCCGACGTCTTCGTCTCCATGGGGTACGAGGTCGCCGAGGGCCCCGAGGTCGAGGCGGAGTGGTTCAACTTCGACGCCCTCAACTTCGTCCCGGACCACCCGGCGCGCCAGATGCAGGACACCTTCTTCGTCGAGGGGCCGGCAGGCACCACGGGCGACGAGTCCGGTGTCGTGCTGCGCACCCACACCTCGCCGGTCCAGGCCCGCACGCTCATCGACCGGGAGCCCCCGGTCTACGTCGTGTGCCCCGGCCGCGTCTACCGCACCGACGAGCTCGACGCCACGCACACCCCGGTCTTCCACCAGATCGAGCTGCTCGCCGTCGACGAGGGCCTGACCATGGCCGACCTCAAGGGCACCCTGGACCACATGGTCCAAGCGCTCTTCGGCCCGGACATGAAGACCCGGCTCCGCCCGAACTTCTTCCCGTTCACCGAGCCGTCGGCAGAGATGGACATGCTCTGCTACGTCTGCCGCGGCGAGTCCGTCGGCAACCCGGACCGCCCCTGCCGCACCTGCGGCAGCGAGGGCTGGATCGAGCTGGGCGGCTGCGGCATGGTCAACCCGAAGGTGCTCGTCGCCTGCGGTGTGGACCCCGAGAAGTACAGCGGATTCGCCTTCGGGTTCGGCATCGAACGGATGCTGATGTTCCGCCACAACGTCGACGACATGCGAGACATGGTCGAGGGTGACGTCCGGTTCACCCGGCCGTTCGGGATGGAGATCTGA
- a CDS encoding TrmH family RNA methyltransferase, with protein sequence MVTPELISPRSPRVVAARRLAKRNFRGKDRLFIAEGPQAVREAVEHRGSTGEPTLVELFTTVEAAERYGAIVEAARAAGARVHYAADTVLAEVSQTVTPQGLVGVCRFLDSPFEGIIAARPKLVAVLAHVRDPGNAGTVLRCADAAGADAVVLTDASVDLYNPKSVRASVGSLFHLPVAVGVPVEQAVAGLKGAGVRVLAADGAGEDDLDAELDAGTMGGPTAWIFGNEAWGLPEETRALADAVVRVPIHGKAESLNLATAAAVCLYASARAQRPRTSA encoded by the coding sequence ATGGTCACCCCCGAGCTGATCTCCCCGCGTTCCCCGCGCGTCGTCGCCGCCCGGCGGCTCGCCAAGCGCAACTTCCGGGGCAAGGACCGCCTCTTCATCGCCGAGGGCCCGCAGGCCGTCCGCGAGGCCGTCGAGCACCGCGGCTCCACCGGCGAGCCCACCCTCGTCGAGCTCTTCACCACCGTCGAGGCCGCCGAGCGCTACGGTGCCATCGTCGAGGCCGCCCGCGCCGCCGGCGCCCGCGTCCACTACGCCGCCGACACCGTCCTCGCCGAGGTCTCCCAGACCGTCACCCCGCAAGGGCTCGTCGGCGTCTGCCGGTTCCTCGACTCGCCGTTCGAGGGGATCATCGCGGCCCGGCCCAAGCTGGTGGCCGTCCTCGCCCACGTACGCGACCCCGGGAACGCCGGCACGGTGCTGCGCTGCGCCGACGCGGCCGGCGCCGACGCCGTCGTCCTCACCGACGCCTCCGTCGACCTCTACAACCCCAAGTCCGTACGCGCCTCCGTCGGCTCCCTCTTCCACCTGCCGGTGGCCGTCGGCGTCCCCGTCGAGCAGGCCGTCGCCGGACTGAAGGGCGCGGGCGTGCGCGTCCTCGCCGCCGACGGGGCGGGCGAGGACGACCTCGACGCGGAGCTGGACGCCGGCACCATGGGCGGCCCGACCGCCTGGATCTTCGGCAACGAGGCCTGGGGGCTGCCCGAGGAGACCAGGGCCCTCGCCGACGCCGTCGTGCGCGTCCCCATCCACGGCAAGGCCGAGAGTCTCAACCTCGCCACCGCCGCCGCGGTCTGCCTGTACGCCTCCGCCCGCGCACAGCGTCCCCGAACCTCCGCCTGA
- the rpmI gene encoding 50S ribosomal protein L35 → MPKNKTHSGAKKRFKVTGSGKILRERAGKRHLLEHKSSKLTRRLTGTAEMAPGDAAKIKKMLGI, encoded by the coding sequence ATGCCGAAGAACAAGACGCACTCCGGTGCCAAGAAGCGCTTCAAGGTCACCGGCTCCGGCAAGATCCTGCGCGAGCGCGCCGGCAAGCGCCACCTGCTCGAGCACAAGTCGTCCAAGCTGACCCGTCGCCTCACCGGCACCGCGGAGATGGCCCCGGGCGACGCGGCCAAGATCAAGAAGATGCTGGGCATCTGA
- a CDS encoding DUF1844 domain-containing protein produces the protein MSETPQNESPDSPDSAESPDFDAMTRDIAEVPAVEVIVTVAVNLMSAAAVKLGLTEEGDKYKDLDEARKLVHALAGLLDAGATEVSSFHAAPLRDGLKSLQLAFREASLVPDEPGQGPGEKYTGPVYG, from the coding sequence ATGAGCGAGACGCCCCAGAACGAGTCCCCGGACTCCCCCGACTCCGCCGAGTCCCCCGATTTCGACGCCATGACCCGCGACATCGCGGAGGTCCCCGCCGTCGAGGTGATCGTGACCGTCGCCGTCAACCTGATGAGCGCCGCCGCGGTGAAGCTCGGGCTCACCGAGGAGGGCGACAAGTACAAGGACCTCGACGAGGCCCGCAAGCTGGTGCACGCCCTCGCGGGTCTGCTGGACGCCGGCGCGACGGAGGTCTCCTCCTTCCACGCCGCTCCCCTGCGGGACGGCCTGAAGTCCCTCCAGCTCGCCTTCCGCGAGGCCTCCCTGGTCCCGGACGAGCCGGGCCAGGGGCCGGGCGAGAAGTACACCGGACCGGTGTACGGCTAG
- a CDS encoding SseB family protein, with the protein MALKNIPDPGFSDDDGTADPRLAAALAAWAEDRTAHGPVLDALRDARLLVPVVAVLGEVETDENGLRREKTSDMAVPTLTAGDRRALPAFTSIASLALWDPAARPVAVPLPQALQALAHEKADTLVLDLAGPVPYQLAGPALLALAEGRSSADPLDDPAVREAVRAAVAAEPAVLSAHLGPGAADGTLALVLDGETSPAEAAQRVARALAADETLRARLVRGLDLALLPASATPPGEPFYVKR; encoded by the coding sequence GTGGCGCTCAAGAACATTCCGGACCCCGGTTTCTCCGACGACGACGGCACCGCCGACCCGCGGCTCGCCGCGGCCCTCGCGGCCTGGGCGGAGGACAGAACCGCCCACGGCCCCGTCCTGGACGCCCTGCGCGACGCCCGGCTGCTCGTCCCTGTGGTCGCCGTCCTCGGCGAGGTCGAGACCGACGAGAACGGCCTGCGCCGCGAGAAGACCAGCGACATGGCGGTCCCCACCCTCACGGCCGGCGACCGGCGCGCCCTGCCCGCCTTCACCTCGATCGCCTCGCTCGCCCTGTGGGACCCGGCGGCCCGGCCGGTGGCCGTACCGCTGCCGCAGGCGCTCCAGGCCCTCGCGCACGAGAAGGCGGACACGCTCGTCCTGGACCTCGCGGGCCCGGTGCCGTACCAGCTGGCGGGACCGGCGCTGCTCGCCCTCGCCGAGGGCCGCTCCAGCGCCGACCCGCTCGACGACCCCGCCGTACGGGAAGCGGTACGGGCCGCCGTAGCCGCCGAGCCCGCCGTGCTCAGCGCCCACCTGGGTCCGGGCGCCGCCGACGGAACGCTCGCCCTGGTCCTCGACGGGGAGACCTCCCCGGCGGAGGCCGCCCAGCGCGTCGCCCGCGCCCTGGCGGCCGACGAAACACTGAGGGCCCGCCTGGTGCGGGGCCTCGACCTGGCACTGCTGCCGGCCTCGGCCACCCCTCCGGGCGAGCCCTTCTACGTGAAGCGGTAG
- a CDS encoding PP2C family protein-serine/threonine phosphatase, translating into MIRTRSLVSDGSRLRRLAPLVLPTAWGAVAVAWKFGCPLARQPGLPMRIATSVVFLTVGIGLVLGLRWGLVRELARVRAVAVATQRVLLRPPPARLHGLALAAGQLSASRGASVGGDLYEAVATPYGVRMVIGDVRGHGLAALGAVVAVLGSFREAAHDEPGLDGVLRRLERALDRHLRERAGEEHPARSGTAPEHPVAEEFVTLLLLEIGPDGRLSVLNCGHPGPYRVGRTVERLALGEPLPPLGVLPLPAVLTPYTGARLLPGETLVLHTDGAEEARDQRGRFFALGTALAGPPGEAPAALVHRVHTALLHHTGGRLTDDIALLVVRNDRVRVPAQPAEPGLRRPRPAPSSHC; encoded by the coding sequence ATGATCCGTACGAGGTCGTTGGTCTCCGATGGCTCCCGGCTCCGCCGGCTGGCCCCGCTCGTTCTTCCCACCGCATGGGGTGCGGTGGCCGTGGCATGGAAGTTCGGCTGTCCGCTGGCCAGGCAGCCGGGGCTGCCCATGCGGATCGCCACCAGCGTCGTGTTCCTCACCGTCGGCATCGGTCTGGTCCTCGGACTCCGGTGGGGGCTCGTGCGCGAGCTGGCGCGGGTGCGGGCCGTCGCGGTCGCCACGCAGCGGGTCCTGCTGCGTCCGCCGCCCGCCCGGCTCCACGGACTTGCCCTGGCCGCGGGGCAGTTGTCCGCTTCCCGGGGCGCCTCCGTCGGCGGGGACCTGTACGAGGCGGTCGCCACGCCCTACGGGGTGCGGATGGTCATCGGGGACGTACGGGGCCACGGGCTCGCCGCACTCGGCGCGGTGGTCGCCGTGCTCGGGAGCTTCCGCGAGGCCGCGCACGACGAACCCGGCCTCGACGGGGTGCTGCGCCGACTGGAACGGGCCCTGGACCGGCACCTCCGCGAGCGGGCCGGGGAGGAGCACCCGGCGCGCTCCGGGACGGCGCCGGAGCATCCCGTGGCCGAGGAGTTCGTGACGCTGCTGCTCCTGGAGATCGGGCCCGACGGGCGTCTGTCGGTCCTCAACTGCGGCCACCCCGGCCCGTACCGTGTCGGGCGGACGGTGGAGCGGCTCGCGCTCGGCGAACCCCTGCCCCCGCTCGGCGTCCTGCCGCTGCCCGCCGTGCTCACCCCGTACACCGGGGCCCGGCTGCTGCCCGGCGAGACGCTGGTCCTCCACACCGACGGCGCGGAGGAGGCCCGTGACCAGCGCGGCCGGTTCTTCGCGCTCGGCACCGCCCTGGCCGGCCCGCCCGGCGAGGCGCCCGCCGCCCTCGTGCACCGGGTCCACACGGCCCTGCTGCACCACACGGGCGGCCGGCTCACGGACGACATCGCCCTGCTCGTCGTACGCAACGACCGCGTCCGGGTACCGGCGCAGCCCGCCGAACCCGGGCTGCGCCGCCCCCGGCCCGCCCCCTCCTCCCACTGCTGA
- a CDS encoding sensor histidine kinase has translation MTVGTDSPAQARSAAPHAPEQPGAPEPPGAPGPPGVPEPPHAAEPPGTSQPPGAAEAPGFAGVHPDDLPDGLVVADETGRVVCFNAAARRITAVPGDRALGLPLDQALPLEDLKGRRWWALTDPYGGLATRRGQPERNLLLPGGREVLVSATYIREHPTGPVRRVVVCLRGTEARRRTERSHAELIATVAHELRSPLTSVKGFTATLLGKWERFNDEQKRLMLETVDADAGRIKRLIAELLDISRIDSGRLEVRRQPVDIAAAVGRHVQVHTTAGQSPDRFFVRIRPGLPALWADPDKIDQILGNLLENAVRHGDGTVTIEVAPATTCDDGEEGTEVTVSDEGPGIPEESMNRVFTRFWRGSKRGGTGLGLYIVKGVVEAHGGTITVGRGPRGGAEFRFILPVGTPAHLL, from the coding sequence ATGACGGTCGGCACGGACAGTCCCGCACAGGCACGGAGCGCCGCGCCGCACGCCCCGGAACAGCCGGGAGCCCCCGAACCACCGGGCGCTCCAGGGCCGCCGGGCGTACCGGAGCCGCCGCACGCCGCGGAACCGCCCGGCACCTCGCAGCCGCCGGGTGCGGCCGAGGCCCCGGGATTCGCCGGGGTCCACCCCGACGACCTGCCCGACGGACTCGTCGTCGCCGACGAGACCGGCCGCGTCGTCTGCTTCAACGCCGCCGCCCGGCGCATCACCGCCGTCCCCGGCGACCGAGCCCTCGGCCTCCCGCTCGACCAGGCCCTGCCCCTCGAAGACCTCAAGGGCCGCCGCTGGTGGGCCCTGACCGACCCCTACGGGGGACTCGCCACCCGGCGGGGCCAGCCCGAGCGCAATCTGCTGCTGCCCGGCGGACGCGAGGTCCTCGTCTCCGCCACGTACATCCGCGAACACCCCACGGGACCCGTGCGCCGGGTCGTGGTCTGTCTGCGCGGCACCGAGGCCCGCCGCCGCACCGAGCGCAGCCACGCCGAACTCATCGCCACCGTCGCCCACGAACTGCGCTCCCCTCTCACCTCCGTCAAGGGCTTCACCGCCACCCTGCTCGGTAAGTGGGAGCGGTTCAACGACGAGCAGAAGCGGCTGATGCTGGAGACCGTCGACGCCGACGCGGGCCGCATCAAGCGGCTCATCGCGGAACTCCTCGACATCTCCCGGATCGACTCGGGACGGCTCGAAGTGCGCCGTCAGCCCGTCGACATCGCCGCCGCCGTCGGCCGCCACGTCCAGGTGCACACCACGGCCGGCCAGTCGCCGGACCGCTTCTTCGTACGGATCAGGCCGGGACTGCCCGCGCTCTGGGCCGATCCCGACAAGATCGACCAGATCCTCGGCAACCTCCTGGAAAACGCGGTGCGCCACGGCGACGGAACCGTCACCATCGAGGTGGCACCCGCCACGACGTGCGACGACGGAGAAGAGGGGACGGAGGTCACCGTGAGCGACGAGGGCCCCGGCATCCCCGAGGAGTCGATGAACCGCGTCTTCACCCGCTTCTGGCGGGGCAGCAAACGCGGCGGCACCGGCCTCGGCCTCTACATCGTCAAGGGCGTCGTCGAGGCCCACGGCGGCACCATCACCGTCGGCAGGGGCCCCCGCGGCGGGGCCGAGTTCCGATTTATCCTGCCCGTCGGCACCCCGGCCCACCTTCTCTGA
- the infC gene encoding translation initiation factor IF-3: MVSENRRCASVRQAVAWCYRGGSISAEPRINDRIRVPEVRLVGPSGEQVGIVPLAKALELAQEYDLDLVEVAANARPPVCKLMDYGKFKYESAMKAREARKNQAHTVIKEMKLRPKIDPHDYDTKKGHVVRFLKQGDKVKITIMFRGREQSRPELGFRLLQRLASDVEELGFIESNPKQDGRNMIMVLGPHKKKTEAMAEAREAQAARKAERQGVASEETSEAPAAEVAETEAAETEAVEAEVVEAPAETPEA, translated from the coding sequence TTGGTCTCAGAAAACAGACGTTGCGCGTCCGTCCGCCAGGCGGTCGCGTGGTGCTACCGAGGAGGATCCATCAGCGCCGAGCCCCGCATCAACGACAGGATTCGCGTTCCCGAGGTGCGACTTGTCGGACCCAGCGGCGAGCAGGTCGGGATTGTTCCGCTTGCCAAGGCCCTGGAGCTCGCACAGGAGTACGACCTCGACCTGGTCGAGGTCGCGGCGAACGCCCGTCCGCCCGTGTGCAAGCTCATGGACTACGGGAAGTTCAAGTACGAGTCGGCCATGAAGGCCCGTGAGGCGCGCAAGAACCAGGCGCACACGGTCATCAAGGAGATGAAGCTCCGGCCGAAGATCGACCCGCACGACTATGACACCAAGAAGGGTCACGTCGTCCGGTTCCTCAAGCAGGGCGACAAGGTCAAGATCACGATCATGTTCCGTGGTCGTGAGCAGTCCCGCCCCGAGCTCGGTTTCCGGCTGCTTCAGCGGCTGGCGTCGGACGTCGAGGAGCTTGGCTTCATCGAGTCCAACCCGAAGCAGGACGGCCGGAACATGATCATGGTTCTCGGCCCGCACAAGAAGAAGACCGAGGCCATGGCCGAGGCCCGTGAGGCCCAGGCCGCACGCAAGGCCGAGCGTCAGGGCGTCGCCTCCGAGGAGACGTCCGAGGCTCCGGCCGCCGAGGTCGCCGAGACCGAGGCCGCGGAGACCGAGGCCGTCGAGGCCGAGGTCGTCGAGGCTCCGGCCGAGACCCCCGAGGCGTGA
- the pheT gene encoding phenylalanine--tRNA ligase subunit beta: MRVPLSWLREYVDLPVTETGRDVQAKLVSAGLEVETVEKLGAGLTGPLAVGKVLTIEELTEFKKPIRFCTVDVGPANGTGEPQEIICGARNFAVGDKVVVALPGAVLPGDFRIAERKTYGRVSRGMICSGDELGMGDDGTHGIIVLPPEHEVGTDATVLLELFDEVLDIAVTPDRGYCLSMRGVARETATAYGLPLRDPALLDVPAPNSYGYPVQVTDPIGCDRFTARTVVGLAPEARSPIWLQRRLQKAGMRPISLAVDVTNYVMLELGQPLHAYDRGRLDGPIGVRRAEAGEKITTLDGTVRVLDAADLVITDNRGPIGIAGVMGGANTEIADPETDPETGYITGTSEVVIEAAHFDPISIARTARRHKLSSEASKRFERGVDPQAAAAAAQRTVDLLVLLAGGTAEAGVTEISAPSAPRTITLPANHPDKVAGVDYGRETVVRRLQEVGCDVYGQDELVVTVPSWRPDLNEPNDLAEEVIRLEGYENLPSTLPKPPAGRGLTERQRTHRRVGRALAGAGYVEALNYPFIGEQALDNLGLDANDARRRLVKLVNPLSDEEPALRTTLLPGLLGALRRNDSRGSHDLALFETGLVFRPEGAPGVAVRLGVDRRPTDEEIAEVNAALPAQPRHAAVVLAGAREQAGWWGKGRPSDWADAIEAGRTVAAEAGVELIISADLHAPWHPGRCAAFHVEVDGEKVLVGHAGELHPRAVKAFGLPARTCAMEIDLDLLEKANEGPLKAPRISSFPVATQDVALVVAGSVPAAEVEAALREGAGELLESVRLFDVYTGDQLDEGTKSLAYALKFRASDRTLTVDEATAARDAAVALATERTGATLRGA; this comes from the coding sequence ATGCGGGTCCCGCTTTCTTGGCTGCGGGAGTACGTCGACCTGCCGGTGACGGAGACCGGCCGAGACGTCCAGGCCAAACTCGTCTCCGCGGGCCTCGAGGTCGAGACCGTCGAGAAGCTCGGCGCCGGCCTCACCGGCCCGCTGGCGGTCGGCAAGGTCCTCACCATCGAGGAGCTGACGGAATTCAAGAAGCCCATCCGCTTCTGCACCGTCGACGTCGGCCCGGCCAACGGCACCGGCGAGCCCCAGGAGATCATCTGCGGCGCCCGGAACTTCGCCGTCGGCGACAAGGTCGTCGTGGCCCTGCCCGGCGCCGTGCTCCCCGGTGACTTCCGGATCGCCGAGCGCAAGACGTACGGCCGGGTCTCCCGGGGCATGATCTGCTCCGGCGACGAGCTCGGCATGGGCGACGACGGCACGCACGGCATCATCGTGCTGCCGCCGGAGCACGAGGTCGGCACCGACGCCACGGTCCTCCTGGAGCTGTTCGACGAGGTCCTCGACATCGCCGTCACCCCGGACCGCGGCTACTGCCTCTCGATGCGCGGCGTCGCCCGCGAGACGGCCACCGCCTACGGGCTGCCGCTGCGCGACCCGGCGCTCCTCGACGTGCCCGCGCCCAACTCGTACGGCTACCCGGTCCAGGTCACCGACCCGATCGGCTGCGACCGCTTCACCGCGCGCACCGTCGTCGGCCTGGCGCCCGAGGCCCGCTCCCCGATCTGGCTGCAGCGCCGCCTCCAGAAGGCCGGCATGCGCCCGATCTCGCTGGCCGTGGACGTCACCAACTACGTGATGCTGGAGCTCGGTCAGCCGCTGCACGCCTACGACCGCGGCCGGCTCGACGGCCCCATCGGGGTCCGCCGCGCCGAGGCCGGCGAGAAGATCACCACGCTCGACGGCACCGTGCGCGTCCTGGACGCCGCGGATCTGGTCATCACCGACAACCGCGGCCCGATCGGCATCGCGGGCGTCATGGGCGGTGCCAACACCGAGATCGCCGACCCCGAGACCGACCCCGAGACCGGCTACATCACCGGCACCTCCGAGGTCGTCATCGAGGCCGCGCACTTCGACCCGATCTCGATCGCCCGTACGGCCCGCCGCCACAAGCTGTCCTCCGAGGCGTCCAAGCGCTTCGAGCGGGGCGTCGACCCGCAGGCCGCGGCCGCCGCCGCGCAGCGCACCGTCGACCTGCTCGTGCTGCTCGCGGGCGGTACGGCCGAGGCCGGCGTCACCGAGATCAGCGCCCCGTCCGCGCCGCGCACGATCACCCTGCCGGCGAACCACCCGGACAAGGTCGCGGGCGTCGACTACGGCCGCGAGACCGTCGTCCGCCGCCTCCAGGAGGTCGGCTGCGACGTCTACGGCCAGGACGAGCTCGTCGTCACCGTGCCCTCGTGGCGCCCCGACCTCAACGAGCCGAACGACCTCGCCGAAGAGGTCATCCGGCTGGAGGGCTACGAGAACCTGCCCTCCACGCTGCCCAAGCCCCCGGCCGGCCGCGGGCTCACCGAGCGCCAGCGCACCCACCGCCGGGTGGGCCGCGCCCTCGCCGGCGCCGGTTACGTCGAGGCGCTGAACTACCCGTTCATCGGCGAGCAGGCCCTCGACAACCTCGGCCTCGACGCGAACGACGCCCGTCGCCGCCTCGTGAAGCTGGTCAACCCGCTCTCGGACGAGGAGCCCGCGCTCCGTACGACGCTGCTCCCGGGCCTGCTCGGCGCGCTCCGCCGCAACGACAGCCGCGGCAGCCACGACCTGGCGCTCTTCGAGACGGGTCTGGTCTTCCGGCCCGAGGGAGCCCCCGGCGTCGCCGTCCGTCTGGGCGTCGACCGCCGTCCGACCGACGAGGAGATCGCCGAGGTCAACGCCGCGCTGCCCGCTCAGCCGCGCCACGCCGCCGTCGTCCTCGCCGGTGCGCGCGAGCAGGCCGGCTGGTGGGGCAAGGGCCGCCCGTCCGACTGGGCGGACGCGATCGAGGCCGGCCGGACCGTGGCCGCCGAGGCCGGGGTCGAGCTGATCATCAGCGCCGACCTGCACGCCCCGTGGCACCCGGGCCGCTGCGCCGCGTTCCACGTCGAGGTGGACGGCGAGAAGGTCCTCGTCGGTCACGCCGGCGAGCTCCACCCGCGCGCGGTCAAGGCCTTCGGCCTGCCGGCCCGCACCTGCGCGATGGAGATCGACCTGGACCTCCTGGAGAAGGCGAACGAGGGCCCGCTCAAGGCCCCCCGTATCTCCTCCTTCCCGGTCGCCACCCAGGACGTCGCCCTGGTCGTCGCGGGCAGTGTCCCGGCCGCCGAGGTCGAGGCCGCTCTCCGTGAGGGCGCGGGTGAACTCCTGGAGTCCGTCCGGCTGTTCGACGTCTACACCGGCGACCAGCTCGACGAGGGCACCAAGTCCCTGGCGTACGCCCTGAAGTTCCGCGCCTCGGACCGCACCCTCACGGTCGACGAGGCCACGGCCGCCCGGGACGCGGCCGTCGCCCTGGCGACCGAGCGCACCGGCGCCACCCTGCGCGGCGCCTGA
- the rplT gene encoding 50S ribosomal protein L20 — protein MARVKRAVNAHKKRRAILEAASGYRGQRSRLYRKAKEQVTHSLVYNYNDRKKRKGDFRRLWIQRINAAARQNGMTYNRLIQGLNAANIEVDRKILAELAVNDSNAFAALVEVAQKALPADVNAPKAAA, from the coding sequence GTGGCACGCGTCAAGCGGGCAGTCAACGCCCACAAGAAGCGCCGGGCGATCCTCGAGGCGGCCTCCGGCTACCGCGGTCAGCGTTCGCGCCTGTACCGCAAGGCCAAGGAGCAGGTCACCCACTCGCTGGTCTACAACTACAACGACCGCAAGAAGCGCAAGGGCGACTTCCGTCGGCTGTGGATCCAGCGCATCAACGCCGCTGCCCGCCAGAACGGCATGACGTACAACCGCCTCATCCAGGGTCTGAACGCCGCCAACATCGAGGTGGACCGCAAGATCCTCGCCGAGCTGGCCGTCAACGACTCCAACGCGTTCGCCGCGCTGGTCGAGGTCGCGCAGAAGGCTCTGCCGGCCGACGTCAACGCCCCGAAGGCCGCCGCCTGA